The Fusarium falciforme chromosome 7, complete sequence genome window below encodes:
- a CDS encoding EHN domain-containing protein has product MKSITALLVFLAIPCIGGQAPWGQLPPGVTLPVQPTQLSIPHNVVKSFEKEISQRKGFQVTWENSQTDRRFGVDHDWMSTALQHWRDQFSWRDVEAGINRHPHFMTNLTVDTTELRVHFMALFSKKTDAIPIAFFHGWPGSFLEFMDIFDIVRSRYDPESSPYHLIVPSLPGFTFSSGPPIYSNWGIANTSAVMDSLLQGLGFGNGYVAQGGDIGSFVAQTLALSSSSCKAVHLNFIPSVQPPGVPDPQNDTSLTPQDLKVLARSQEFVNTKQAYALEQGTRPATLGFVLSHSPVGLLAWIGEKFLAWTDPSRTLSLDQILTHISTYHLTQTISRSFYAYRETSYSLYPEPATAPRIEKPMGYSRFPYDNSGVPESWAKEVGNLVFYKAHERGGHFPALEYPGVLWEDVESFVQQTFLDSTM; this is encoded by the exons ATGAAGTCGATCACGGCTCTTCTCGTTTTCCTGGCCATCCCCTGCATTGGTGGTCAAGCACCATGGGGTCAGCTTCCTCCTGGCGTCACCCTCCCCGTCCAACCAACACAACTCAGCATTCCCCACAACGTGGTTAAAAGCTTCGAGAAGGAAATTTCTCAGCGCAAAGGCTTTCAAGTCACTTGGGAAAACTCCCAGACCGACCGTCGATTTGGGGTGGACCACGACTGGATGAGCACAGCTCTTCAGCATTGGCGTGACCAGTTTTCATGGAGAGACGTTGAAGCGGGCATCAACCGGCACCCTCATTTCATGACGAATCTCACTGTCGACACTACAGAACTACGAGTTCACTTCATGGCTCTCTTCTCCAAAAAGACCGACGCCATCCCGATCGCCTTCTTCCACGGCTGGCCAGGCAGCTTCCTTGAGTTCATGGACATATTCGACATTGTCAGGTCACGGTACGATCCAGAGTCGAGTCCCTATCACTTGATAGTCCCATCACTCCCAGGATTCACCTTTTCAAGTGGTCCGCCCATCTACTCAAACTGGGGCATCGCCAATACATCTGCTGTGATGGACAGCTTGCTACAAGGCCTGGGGTTCGGCAATGGTTATGTAGCGCAGGGAGGTGACATTGGATCCTTTGTTGCTCAAACACTCGCGCTATCATCATCTAGTTGCAAGG CCGTGCATTTAAACTTTATCCCCAGCGTTCAACCTCCAGGTGTGCCAGACCCTCAGAATGACACCTCGCTCACACCCCAAGATCTTAAAGTCCTAGCTCGGTCACAAGAATTCGTCAACACAAAGCAAGCTTACGCCCTAGAGCAAGGCACTAGGCCAGCAACACTTGGCTTCGTGCTGAGTCACAGCCCGGTCGGCCTCTTGGCTTGGATCGGAGAGAAATTCCTCGCATGGACTGACCCATCAAGAACCCTGTCACTGGACCAGATCCTCACGCACATTTCTACTTATCATCTCACTCAAACCATCTCACGAAGCTTCTACGCCTACCGCGAGACTTCTTACTCGCTCTATCCTGAACCGGCCACAGCTCCTCGAATTGAGAAACCGATGGGATACAGCCGGTTCCCCTATGACAACTCTGGAGTGCCAGAGTCTTGGGCCAAGGAGGTTGGAAACCTGGTCTTTTACAAGGCGCATGAGCGCGGTGGACACTTTCCGGCTTTGGAGTACCCCGGGGTTCTCTGGGAGGATGTTGAATCGTTTGTCCAGCAGACGTTCCTAGACTCGACTATGTAA